One stretch of Geoalkalibacter ferrihydriticus DSM 17813 DNA includes these proteins:
- the recR gene encoding recombination mediator RecR: MLDSIPSFARLVAELSKLPGIGKKTAARLVFHLLRRPAAEVEALAAAIAEIKRNVRFCSCCFSLTEQDPCRLCVDPARDDRVLCVVEQPQDLIAIERSRSFRGRYHVLHGALSPLDGMGPEDLHLAELMTRLEGVEEVVVATNFSVEGEATALYLADQVKGRGIRVTRLAYGIPMGSDLEFVDEATVNRAVEGRREL; this comes from the coding sequence ATGCTAGACTCCATACCGTCTTTTGCGCGATTGGTCGCCGAGCTGTCGAAACTTCCCGGAATTGGGAAGAAAACGGCTGCTCGACTGGTGTTTCACCTGCTGCGTCGCCCCGCGGCCGAGGTCGAGGCTCTGGCGGCGGCGATTGCTGAAATCAAGCGCAATGTGCGTTTTTGTTCGTGCTGCTTCAGCTTGACTGAGCAAGACCCCTGCCGCCTGTGCGTTGATCCCGCGCGGGATGATCGTGTGTTGTGCGTGGTCGAGCAGCCTCAGGATTTGATCGCTATTGAGCGCAGCCGCTCTTTTCGTGGCCGCTATCATGTCCTGCACGGTGCTCTTTCCCCCCTCGATGGCATGGGTCCGGAAGATCTACATCTGGCGGAGTTGATGACCCGCCTGGAGGGCGTCGAGGAAGTGGTCGTCGCCACCAATTTTTCGGTGGAGGGCGAAGCCACGGCTCTTTATCTGGCCGACCAGGTCAAGGGGCGCGGCATCCGGGTGACGCGTCTGGCTTATGGTATTCCCATGGGCAGCGACCTTGAATTTGTCGACGAGGCGACGGTCAATCGTGCCGTGGAGGGCAGGCGTGAGCTGTAA
- a CDS encoding YbaB/EbfC family nucleoid-associated protein, which translates to MAKGLGNIMKQAQMMQQKMARLQEELAERTIEASSGGGMVTAVANGKQQLVALKIEKDVVDPDDIEMLQDLVLAAANEALKKSQEMMQEEMGKITGGLNIPGMF; encoded by the coding sequence ATGGCTAAGGGTTTGGGCAACATTATGAAGCAAGCGCAAATGATGCAGCAGAAAATGGCGCGCTTGCAGGAAGAACTTGCGGAGCGCACCATCGAAGCCAGCTCCGGCGGCGGCATGGTGACAGCAGTGGCCAACGGTAAGCAGCAACTGGTCGCGCTCAAAATCGAGAAGGACGTGGTTGATCCCGACGACATCGAAATGTTGCAGGATCTGGTGCTGGCCGCGGCTAACGAAGCTCTCAAGAAAAGCCAGGAAATGATGCAGGAAGAAATGGGCAAGATCACCGGCGGCCTTAACATCCCCGGGATGTTCTGA
- the dnaX gene encoding DNA polymerase III subunit gamma/tau, producing the protein MSYLVLARKYRPQSFADLVGQEHVSRTLGNAIAGDRVHHAFLFTGARGVGKTSAARIFAKSLNCETGPGSFPCNVCPICEEITSGTSVDVLEIDGASNTGVDDVRELRESIRYLPSRARYKIFIIDEVHMLSINAFNALLKTLEEPPPHAKFIFATTEPHKIPATILSRCQRFDFRKIALAQVVEHLRGIVTQEHIEISDRALALVARRGEGSMRDALSALDQVIAFCGAQVRDEEVQALFGQVDRRLLLDTVEAVLHHDGRRALEAVRRVDHLGHSFRQFCRELVEIFRSLTVLKVAEDPEGLLEATAEELAELQKLAAETGLEELQRTLTLLLKTEAELPASSFPRLTLEMVLIRLAHLPPARDVATLIRKLEDLERRLGEGRMPSSGGGSSAAPADLPGEPPPEEPPPPRQTLAAQSRPRPAAAPERPAPVATAAAKGWPGLVDKIRKKKPLLASILEHGSLLPPQLPRLEIAFPAGSFYYDQLKDPDKLEQLELLATDYFGEKVQLRVSVLEGGAHPAPAPLIEERRAQEQGYRAQVRQQAMDHPKVKAVLEVFGGEVKQVRPLEPASGSDAGADVKEER; encoded by the coding sequence ATGTCCTACCTGGTACTCGCTCGCAAGTATCGGCCTCAGAGCTTCGCCGATCTGGTGGGCCAGGAACATGTCAGCCGCACCCTCGGCAACGCCATCGCCGGCGACCGGGTGCATCACGCCTTTTTGTTTACCGGTGCGCGCGGAGTCGGAAAAACCTCGGCGGCACGCATTTTTGCCAAATCCCTCAATTGCGAAACCGGCCCGGGCTCCTTCCCCTGCAACGTCTGCCCCATCTGTGAAGAAATCACCAGCGGCACCAGCGTCGATGTGTTGGAAATTGACGGTGCCTCCAATACCGGGGTCGACGATGTGCGCGAATTGCGCGAGAGTATTCGTTACCTGCCGTCGCGGGCGCGCTATAAGATCTTCATCATCGACGAAGTGCATATGCTCTCCATCAATGCCTTCAATGCTTTGTTGAAAACCCTGGAAGAGCCGCCCCCTCACGCCAAGTTCATTTTCGCCACCACCGAGCCGCATAAAATCCCCGCCACCATTTTGTCGCGCTGTCAGCGCTTCGATTTTCGCAAAATCGCTCTTGCCCAGGTGGTTGAACATTTGCGCGGGATCGTCACTCAGGAGCACATTGAGATCTCCGATCGCGCTTTGGCCCTGGTGGCGCGCCGCGGCGAAGGCAGCATGCGCGATGCGCTCTCGGCCCTGGATCAGGTCATCGCCTTCTGCGGCGCTCAGGTGCGGGACGAAGAAGTCCAGGCGTTGTTCGGACAGGTCGATCGCCGCTTGCTGCTCGATACGGTGGAGGCGGTTCTGCACCACGACGGTCGTCGAGCGCTGGAAGCGGTACGGCGGGTCGATCATCTCGGCCATTCTTTTCGTCAGTTCTGTCGGGAATTGGTGGAAATCTTTCGCAGCCTGACCGTGCTTAAAGTGGCCGAAGATCCGGAAGGGTTGCTTGAGGCGACTGCCGAGGAACTGGCCGAATTGCAGAAACTGGCCGCCGAGACCGGGCTCGAAGAGCTGCAGCGCACCTTGACCTTGCTGCTCAAGACCGAAGCGGAATTGCCGGCCTCGAGCTTTCCCCGCCTGACATTGGAAATGGTCCTGATTCGCCTGGCGCATTTGCCGCCGGCGCGGGATGTGGCGACTCTTATCCGTAAGCTGGAGGATCTTGAACGACGCTTGGGCGAGGGCCGGATGCCCTCATCCGGTGGGGGATCTTCCGCGGCGCCTGCCGATTTGCCCGGCGAACCACCGCCTGAGGAGCCGCCACCCCCCAGGCAAACCCTGGCGGCGCAAAGCCGTCCGCGGCCCGCTGCCGCGCCAGAGCGGCCTGCGCCCGTCGCAACGGCGGCTGCCAAGGGCTGGCCGGGGTTGGTGGACAAAATCCGCAAGAAAAAACCTCTGCTTGCCAGCATTCTCGAGCACGGCAGTCTGCTGCCGCCGCAGTTGCCACGCTTGGAGATCGCTTTCCCCGCAGGCTCCTTTTATTATGACCAACTCAAGGATCCCGATAAGTTGGAGCAGCTCGAGCTGTTGGCGACGGACTATTTCGGTGAAAAGGTGCAACTGCGGGTCAGTGTGCTTGAGGGCGGTGCGCACCCGGCGCCGGCGCCGCTGATTGAGGAGCGTCGGGCACAGGAGCAGGGCTATCGGGCGCAGGTTCGCCAGCAGGCCATGGATCACCCCAAGGTCAAGGCGGTGCTGGAGGTTTTCGGCGGCGAGGTGAAGCAGGTCCGGCCCCTGGAGCCTGCATCGGGCAGCGATGCCGGAGCAGATGTGAAAGAAGAACGATGA
- a CDS encoding EscU/YscU/HrcU family type III secretion system export apparatus switch protein — protein MMNNRFKKAAALQYEGAGGKAPVVVASGRGEVAERILEKAREAGVQIVEDPDLIEILAQVPVGEEIPEDLYQAVAEILAFVYRMNERYKNVSPPVRDAVD, from the coding sequence ATGATGAATAATAGATTCAAAAAAGCCGCGGCCCTGCAATACGAGGGCGCCGGCGGCAAGGCGCCCGTGGTCGTGGCCAGCGGGCGCGGCGAGGTGGCGGAGCGGATTCTTGAGAAGGCGCGCGAGGCCGGCGTGCAGATAGTTGAAGATCCCGATCTCATTGAAATCCTTGCCCAGGTTCCGGTGGGCGAAGAAATTCCCGAAGATCTTTACCAGGCGGTGGCAGAGATTCTGGCCTTTGTCTATCGCATGAACGAACGATACAAAAATGTATCGCCCCCTGTCCGAGATGCGGTCGATTGA
- a CDS encoding GGDEF domain-containing protein: protein MNLQAVIFAHTRSELDLLARVGAGEGLLEAASHCAGEEQLFDVLENRNVELILYSCDQRGPEALLWLKNLAKRDRWKEIPVVVFTGEEQVETRVAALEMGACDVLSFTTPGPEIAARLRCRLRERKEIKKIKKSREDLARVALTDGLTGLCNRAFFDASLESEAARSARTGASYSLLLVDVDHFKWVNDTYGHQLGDTVLQAIARVLRHAVRKSDMAFRYGGEEFALLLPETDIPKAQVLAARIHREIADLAADYAHFRQPLTVSIGISCCPGEETVEGALIFEQADCALYSAKRNGRNRTEIFQFGKTEFKASEMHAPSNLRM, encoded by the coding sequence ATGAATCTTCAGGCTGTTATTTTTGCCCACACCCGCTCCGAGCTTGACCTTTTGGCCAGGGTCGGCGCCGGCGAAGGCCTGCTGGAAGCGGCCTCGCACTGCGCAGGCGAAGAGCAGCTCTTTGATGTTCTGGAAAATCGCAACGTCGAGCTTATTTTGTACAGCTGCGACCAGCGCGGTCCGGAGGCTTTGCTCTGGCTGAAAAATCTGGCCAAACGCGACCGCTGGAAAGAAATCCCGGTGGTGGTCTTCACGGGCGAAGAACAGGTGGAAACTCGTGTTGCGGCCCTGGAAATGGGAGCCTGCGATGTCCTGAGCTTCACCACCCCTGGACCCGAAATCGCCGCTCGCCTGCGCTGTCGCCTGCGAGAACGCAAGGAAATTAAAAAGATCAAAAAATCGCGCGAAGACCTTGCCCGAGTCGCGCTCACCGATGGGCTTACCGGACTGTGCAACCGCGCTTTCTTTGATGCCAGCCTCGAATCGGAAGCGGCGCGCAGCGCCCGCACGGGCGCGTCCTATTCGCTGCTGCTGGTTGATGTCGATCATTTCAAATGGGTCAACGATACCTACGGCCACCAATTAGGCGACACAGTCCTGCAAGCCATCGCCCGCGTCCTGCGCCATGCGGTGCGCAAGTCGGATATGGCCTTTCGCTACGGCGGCGAAGAATTTGCCCTGCTGCTGCCCGAAACCGACATTCCCAAGGCCCAGGTGCTGGCCGCGCGCATTCACCGGGAAATCGCCGATCTCGCCGCAGACTATGCGCATTTCCGCCAACCCCTGACCGTCAGTATCGGCATCAGTTGTTGCCCTGGGGAAGAGACCGTCGAAGGGGCACTGATCTTCGAACAGGCCGACTGCGCTCTATATTCCGCCAAGCGCAACGGACGCAACCGCACCGAAATCTTCCAATTCGGCAAGACTGAGTTCAAAGCCAGCGAAATGCATGCACCGTCAAACCTGCGCATGTAG
- the groL gene encoding chaperonin GroEL (60 kDa chaperone family; promotes refolding of misfolded polypeptides especially under stressful conditions; forms two stacked rings of heptamers to form a barrel-shaped 14mer; ends can be capped by GroES; misfolded proteins enter the barrel where they are refolded when GroES binds), with product MAAKEIKYGQDARAKILTGVNALANAVKVTLGPKGRNVVIEKSFGAPLITKDGVTVAKEMELEDKFENMGVQLVKEVASKTSDVAGDGTTTATVLAQAIYREGVKLVTAGHNPMEIKRGIDKAVEACVASLRELSKPIKDHKEIAQIGTISANGDATIGNIIAEAMEKVGKEGVITVEEAKSMETTLETVEGMQFDRGYLSPYFVTDAERMETVLEDALILIHDKKISNMRDLLPVLEPVAKQGRPLVIISEDVEGEALATLVVNKLRGTLNVAAVKAPGFGDRRKAMLEDIAVLTGGKVISEEIGFKLENATLDMLGSAKRIVIDKDNTTIIDGAGAEADIEGRVKIIRAQIEETTSDYDREKLQERLAKLVGGVAVVKVGAATETEMKEKKARVEDALHATRAAVEEGIVPGGGVAMIRVISALDTIKVEGEQEFGVKIVRRALEEPLRQIAANAGMEGSIVVNKVMSESGAFGFDAATDTYCDMIEAGIIDPTKVSRYALQNAGSVAGLMLTTEACIAEKPKKDEGGMPAMPGGMGGMGGMGGMDMM from the coding sequence ATGGCAGCTAAGGAAATCAAATACGGGCAGGACGCCCGCGCCAAGATTCTCACAGGAGTCAATGCTCTGGCCAATGCCGTCAAGGTCACCCTCGGTCCCAAGGGCCGCAACGTGGTCATCGAAAAATCTTTTGGTGCACCGCTGATCACCAAGGACGGCGTGACGGTTGCCAAAGAAATGGAACTCGAGGACAAGTTCGAGAACATGGGCGTGCAGCTGGTCAAGGAAGTCGCCTCCAAGACTTCCGATGTCGCCGGTGACGGCACCACCACCGCCACCGTCTTGGCCCAGGCCATTTACCGTGAAGGCGTCAAGCTGGTCACCGCCGGGCACAATCCCATGGAAATCAAGCGCGGCATCGACAAGGCCGTCGAAGCCTGTGTTGCGTCCCTGCGTGAGCTCTCCAAGCCCATCAAGGACCACAAAGAAATTGCTCAGATCGGCACCATCTCCGCCAACGGCGATGCCACCATCGGCAACATTATCGCCGAGGCCATGGAGAAAGTCGGCAAGGAAGGGGTCATTACCGTCGAGGAAGCCAAGTCGATGGAGACCACTCTGGAGACTGTCGAGGGCATGCAGTTCGACCGCGGCTATCTCTCACCGTACTTCGTCACCGATGCCGAGCGCATGGAAACCGTGCTCGAAGACGCCTTGATTCTCATCCATGACAAGAAGATCAGCAACATGCGCGACCTGCTGCCGGTGCTCGAGCCGGTCGCCAAGCAGGGCCGCCCCCTGGTGATCATCTCCGAAGACGTCGAGGGCGAAGCTCTGGCCACGTTGGTTGTCAACAAGCTGCGCGGCACCCTTAACGTTGCTGCCGTCAAGGCCCCCGGCTTCGGTGACCGCCGCAAAGCCATGCTCGAAGACATCGCCGTTCTGACCGGCGGCAAGGTCATCAGCGAAGAGATCGGCTTCAAGCTTGAGAATGCAACACTCGACATGCTCGGCAGCGCCAAGCGCATCGTCATCGACAAAGACAACACCACCATCATCGACGGTGCCGGCGCCGAGGCCGATATCGAAGGGCGGGTCAAGATCATTCGCGCCCAGATCGAGGAAACCACCAGCGACTATGATCGGGAGAAGCTCCAGGAGCGTCTTGCCAAACTGGTCGGCGGCGTTGCCGTGGTCAAGGTCGGTGCCGCCACCGAGACCGAAATGAAAGAGAAGAAAGCCCGCGTTGAAGATGCCCTTCATGCGACTCGCGCGGCTGTGGAAGAGGGCATCGTGCCTGGCGGCGGCGTCGCGATGATTCGCGTCATCAGCGCGCTCGACACCATCAAGGTCGAAGGCGAGCAGGAGTTCGGCGTCAAGATCGTGCGCCGGGCCCTTGAAGAGCCTCTGCGCCAGATTGCGGCCAATGCCGGCATGGAAGGCTCCATCGTGGTCAACAAGGTCATGAGCGAAAGCGGTGCCTTTGGTTTTGACGCCGCCACCGACACTTATTGCGACATGATTGAGGCCGGTATCATCGATCCCACCAAAGTCTCCCGCTATGCGCTGCAGAACGCAGGCTCCGTGGCCGGTCTCATGCTGACCACCGAAGCCTGTATCGCCGAGAAGCCCAAGAAGGATGAGGGCGGCATGCCTGCGATGCCGGGCGGCATGGGCGGCATGGGCGGCATGGGCGGCATGGACATGATGTAA
- the groES gene encoding co-chaperone GroES, whose product MNIRPLHDRIIVERIEEETTTAGGLIIPDTAKEKPQQGQIIAVGKGKKTEDGKVLPLDVKVGDKVLFGKYAGSEIKIEGKEYLMMREEDILGVVEN is encoded by the coding sequence ATGAACATCAGACCGCTGCACGACCGTATCATCGTTGAGAGAATTGAAGAAGAGACCACAACCGCCGGGGGCCTCATTATCCCCGACACCGCCAAGGAAAAACCCCAGCAGGGCCAGATCATCGCCGTAGGCAAGGGCAAGAAGACCGAAGACGGCAAGGTGCTGCCTCTCGATGTCAAGGTCGGCGACAAGGTGTTGTTCGGCAAGTATGCCGGCAGCGAAATCAAGATCGAAGGCAAGGAATATCTGATGATGCGCGAAGAAGATATTCTCGGCGTCGTTGAAAACTAA